Proteins found in one Triticum aestivum cultivar Chinese Spring chromosome 4D, IWGSC CS RefSeq v2.1, whole genome shotgun sequence genomic segment:
- the LOC123095721 gene encoding uncharacterized protein: MPGFHVYPQASRLSGECTPDVSVVAPSMPAPAPIDLNATPVAGGSSSGGARKRARQMPAGALPDARNLFDGMLAAGDEDYMQNLIFEGGAPAAGYDPDETQSQDGRGAFTPAAGYDPDQAAFMRDQVGMDLDGFPLDHEFPDDYGQEEEDECDIEVDPFFEDELANQAAGPKPKRKSKRTKAYTAAEDKL; the protein is encoded by the coding sequence ATGCCCGGCTTCCACGTgtacccgcaggcctcccgcctctccggggagtgcacgcccgacgtgagcgtggtggcgccttccatgcccgcgcccgcgcccattgACCTCAACGCCACACCGGTGGCCGGTGGCTCGTCATCCGGAGGCGCGAGGAAACGCGCGCGGCAGATGCCGGCTGGCGCGCTACCGGACGCCCGCAACCTGTTCGACGGAATgctggccgccggcgacgaggactacatgcagaacctcatcttcgagggcggtgcgccggctgctggctacgatcccgacgagacacaaagccaggacggccgtGGGGCGTTCACaccggccgctggctatgatcccgatcaggcagccttcatgcgtgatcaggtcggcatggacctggacggcttcccactTGACCACGAGTTTCCGGACGACTACgggcaagaggaagaggacgagtgcgacatcgaagtggaCCCTTttttcgaggacgagctcgccaaccaagccgccggtccaaagccgaagcgcaagagcaagcgcacgaaggcatacacggcggccgaggacaagctt